The following proteins are co-located in the Clostridiales bacterium genome:
- a CDS encoding undecaprenyl-phosphate glucose phosphotransferase produces MIRENQRIFNTVQILADAFIFLTSMGCAYFLRFYRYEGGHIRLEFYLQLCVVAIPIYLLIFNYYQLYESYRSKRLLLEIGRIIKANFAGIIFIFLLSFLIKEVNISRMVILLFGFFNTICMLISRIALRKTLRAFRRKGYNIKRLLIIGCSNLSMDFSKKIMSNKNLGYFVVGFLSNKMSACDVPPFPYGIPHKGTFSDLEEVIAKEGVDEAVVALEYDQYDALPDIIEICEKSGTKVSVIPFYTKYLPARPYIDEVEGLPVINIRRIPLDNLLNNWAKRLFDVFSALVLIILLSPILLAAALGVKLSSPGPILYKQERVGLNKKNFMMYKFRSMKMASDGSDKTAWSTRNDPRKTKFGTFIRKYSIDELPQLFNVLEGTMSLVGPRPEIPYHVYNFKEQIPLYMVKHQVRPGITGWAQVNGLRGDTSIKKRIEHDIFYIENWSFLFDLKILIMTIFKGVVNQSE; encoded by the coding sequence ATGATAAGGGAAAATCAGAGAATCTTTAATACGGTTCAAATCCTGGCGGATGCTTTTATTTTTTTGACATCAATGGGTTGTGCTTACTTTCTGCGTTTCTACCGGTATGAAGGAGGGCATATCAGGCTGGAGTTTTATCTGCAGCTCTGTGTCGTAGCCATACCAATCTATCTGTTGATCTTCAACTATTATCAGCTTTATGAATCCTACCGTTCCAAGCGGCTTTTGCTGGAAATCGGAAGGATCATCAAAGCAAATTTTGCGGGAATCATCTTCATCTTTCTATTGTCCTTTCTCATAAAGGAAGTCAACATCTCCAGAATGGTCATTCTGCTATTTGGATTTTTTAATACGATATGCATGCTGATCAGCCGCATCGCGCTTCGTAAAACGCTGCGAGCGTTTCGAAGAAAAGGTTATAACATCAAGCGTCTTCTGATTATCGGCTGCAGCAACTTATCTATGGATTTCAGTAAGAAAATCATGTCGAATAAAAACCTCGGCTATTTCGTGGTTGGTTTCCTCAGCAATAAGATGAGTGCCTGCGATGTCCCGCCGTTTCCTTACGGAATTCCTCACAAAGGGACTTTTTCCGATCTGGAAGAAGTCATTGCAAAAGAAGGTGTGGATGAGGCTGTGGTCGCTTTGGAATATGATCAGTACGATGCTTTGCCGGACATCATCGAAATTTGTGAAAAATCCGGCACCAAGGTCAGTGTCATTCCCTTTTATACAAAGTATCTTCCAGCCCGGCCCTATATTGATGAGGTTGAGGGCTTGCCTGTAATCAATATCCGAAGGATTCCGCTGGATAATCTGCTGAACAATTGGGCGAAACGCTTATTTGATGTTTTCTCCGCTCTGGTTCTTATCATCCTGCTGTCACCGATTTTACTGGCTGCTGCGCTTGGGGTCAAGCTCTCTTCCCCCGGACCTATCTTGTACAAGCAGGAGCGGGTGGGGCTGAATAAGAAAAATTTCATGATGTATAAGTTCCGGTCGATGAAGATGGCTTCTGACGGCTCCGACAAAACTGCCTGGAGTACAAGAAATGATCCGAGAAAAACAAAATTCGGCACCTTTATCCGTAAATACAGCATCGACGAGCTGCCCCAGCTTTTTAATGTTCTGGAAGGAACCATGAGCCTGGTTGGTCCTCGGCCTGAAATTCCCTACCATGTGTATAATTTCAAGGAACAAATTCCTCTCTATATGGTCAAGCATCAGGTGCGCCCCGGTATTACGGGCTGGGCGCAGGTCAATGGTCTTCGGGGAGATACTTCCATCAAGAAACGGATTGAGCATGATATTTTCTATATTGAAAACTGGAGCTTTTTATTTGATCTCAAAATATTGATCATGACCATATTCAAAGGGGTGGTGAACCAAAGTGAATAA
- a CDS encoding NAD(P)/FAD-dependent oxidoreductase codes for MRKRFGEIMGFHEVERTGQKHFDVLIIGAGAVGNAIAREISKNSQVTVAVLEKEPDTAFGISGRNSGVLHAGFNNKPGSFMARLCVLGSEGFEEEAKKLRVPFKRTGKLVIARYEEDRNQLLRLKEQGEASGVKDLRVVEKEELERLAGYPAGIAALWSGMTGIFDPFRYTVALAEAAFAQGTKFYFGRKVVAVEQGFVITAKNLVNGCMERYSSRVLINCAGLSAGEICKMAGSGEYIIHPCRGEYHVLDRKDSALPEMPIYPIPNEKEGGLGVHLTPTIDGNLMIGPSAEYLPEGWDPEDYSTTLNVMDRLKTEGVHLLPILEHAACIRSFSGIRPKLVSEKEGGYADFVIEESKKVPGMIQLLGIESPGLTASIPIGRAVAKTAGEILERLPSVSESEQHKLISPKPSAIPRTVQMEKGDLKMLCRCEGITEAAVLDAYDRICSIGAIPSVKGIKNRTRITMGYCQGSFCTINLLNVLTQKRGMDPFELLWSDFGSYLLEGSVRK; via the coding sequence TTGAGGAAAAGGTTCGGTGAAATCATGGGTTTTCATGAGGTAGAGAGGACTGGGCAAAAGCACTTTGATGTATTGATCATCGGAGCCGGTGCTGTGGGAAACGCCATCGCTAGAGAAATTTCAAAAAATAGTCAGGTTACTGTCGCAGTGCTGGAAAAAGAACCAGATACGGCTTTCGGCATCAGCGGCAGAAACAGCGGAGTGTTGCATGCCGGGTTTAATAATAAACCCGGTTCTTTCATGGCAAGGCTCTGCGTTCTTGGATCAGAAGGGTTTGAAGAAGAGGCAAAAAAACTGCGAGTGCCCTTTAAACGCACCGGAAAACTGGTGATCGCGAGATATGAAGAGGATCGAAACCAGCTGCTGCGCCTGAAAGAGCAGGGCGAAGCGAGTGGTGTCAAAGACCTTCGGGTTGTCGAAAAAGAGGAGCTTGAGCGACTGGCAGGTTACCCGGCAGGAATTGCGGCACTGTGGTCCGGGATGACCGGCATTTTTGATCCCTTCCGGTATACCGTTGCCCTTGCTGAGGCAGCATTTGCCCAAGGGACGAAATTTTATTTTGGCAGAAAAGTAGTTGCTGTGGAACAGGGCTTTGTCATAACGGCAAAAAATCTTGTAAATGGATGCATGGAACGTTATTCGTCCAGGGTACTCATCAACTGCGCCGGACTTTCGGCAGGCGAAATTTGCAAAATGGCTGGCAGCGGCGAATACATCATTCATCCCTGCAGAGGGGAATATCATGTTCTTGATCGGAAGGATTCCGCTCTTCCTGAAATGCCGATTTATCCCATCCCCAATGAAAAAGAAGGGGGACTGGGGGTACATCTGACTCCCACTATAGATGGGAATCTCATGATTGGTCCCAGTGCAGAGTATCTTCCGGAGGGCTGGGATCCTGAAGATTACAGCACTACCCTCAATGTGATGGACAGACTGAAAACAGAGGGCGTTCATCTGCTGCCGATTTTGGAACATGCGGCGTGCATCCGCAGCTTCTCGGGTATCCGGCCGAAGCTGGTATCTGAAAAGGAAGGCGGGTATGCGGATTTTGTCATAGAGGAGAGTAAGAAGGTCCCCGGTATGATCCAGCTGTTAGGGATTGAATCTCCTGGCCTAACCGCTTCCATCCCCATTGGAAGAGCCGTTGCAAAAACGGCTGGGGAAATCCTGGAGCGCTTGCCCTCGGTATCGGAATCAGAGCAGCATAAGCTGATAAGCCCAAAACCCTCTGCCATTCCTAGGACTGTCCAAATGGAAAAAGGGGATCTGAAAATGCTGTGCAGATGTGAAGGCATTACAGAAGCAGCGGTTTTGGACGCATATGACCGCATCTGCAGCATCGGGGCAATACCATCCGTGAAAGGGATAAAAAACAGAACGCGTATCACAATGGGCTATTGTCAGGGGAGTTTTTGTACGATAAATCTCTTGAATGTTTTAACGCAGAAGCGGGGGATGGACCCCTTCGAGCTGCTGTGGTCTGACTTTGGCAGCTATCTGCTGGAAGGGAGCGTTCGGAAATGA
- a CDS encoding TolC family protein has product MKKILCTSLVLLLMLSGVTAVFAEEAADQPTTAIAAADTGSAENGTTPSAVTVVPDMNFTGTPVKLSLEDAYKKMLADSPGAKMADLNRQSADGVAKGYGESVQKINKARDALSNPSIPDDVKSGIVYDSVSKDMAKLSRDYATTQGSKNYESEINALKTDTFEKYYTLKEMETQKKIAADYLALSEKLLSNTQLKYKLGTVSKNDVLKAEISVNEAKDNLLASSDGLNALKMGFNQFMGYDLMQTVTLSDEIKEVPLSTTTLASAIKSALANRNEISGAKYLFELAKLNLEQYAAYPRSSSKYIAAQMECLQYETGYKNAPLNVERDVRTKYMEMNQKYSAVQTGKKTVENAKESERLAQLQYDSGLSTLADVQGAQVEYYKAQLAYSKALLEYNLAVDAYNLSSGVGIEPARI; this is encoded by the coding sequence ATGAAAAAAATATTGTGTACAAGCTTGGTTTTATTACTGATGCTAAGCGGCGTTACGGCAGTCTTTGCAGAAGAAGCAGCTGATCAGCCCACCACCGCTATTGCTGCTGCAGACACTGGCTCCGCAGAAAACGGGACAACCCCCTCCGCGGTCACTGTTGTTCCTGACATGAATTTCACAGGAACTCCCGTCAAGCTTTCCTTAGAGGATGCATATAAAAAGATGCTTGCAGACAGCCCAGGGGCAAAGATGGCTGATCTGAACAGACAGAGTGCCGACGGCGTTGCAAAAGGCTATGGGGAGTCTGTACAGAAGATTAACAAAGCAAGAGATGCTTTAAGTAATCCGAGTATTCCCGATGATGTTAAATCTGGAATCGTCTATGACAGCGTCAGTAAGGACATGGCAAAGCTAAGCAGAGATTACGCTACGACTCAGGGATCAAAAAACTATGAATCGGAGATCAACGCATTAAAGACAGATACCTTTGAGAAATACTACACACTGAAGGAAATGGAAACGCAGAAAAAGATTGCAGCCGATTATCTTGCACTGAGTGAGAAACTACTTTCTAATACGCAGCTGAAATACAAGCTGGGAACCGTATCCAAAAACGATGTGCTCAAGGCTGAAATCTCCGTGAACGAAGCGAAGGACAACCTCTTAGCCTCCTCCGACGGACTGAATGCTCTGAAGATGGGATTTAATCAGTTTATGGGATATGATCTGATGCAAACTGTGACTTTAAGCGATGAAATAAAAGAGGTTCCCCTTTCCACGACGACATTGGCAAGTGCAATCAAATCAGCCCTTGCTAATCGGAATGAGATTTCAGGCGCTAAATATCTGTTCGAGCTGGCAAAACTAAATTTAGAGCAGTATGCAGCATATCCAAGGAGTTCATCAAAATACATTGCAGCACAGATGGAGTGCCTGCAGTATGAGACAGGCTATAAAAACGCACCTTTGAATGTTGAACGCGATGTCAGAACGAAATATATGGAAATGAATCAGAAGTACTCGGCGGTCCAGACCGGCAAAAAAACCGTAGAAAACGCGAAGGAATCGGAACGCCTAGCACAGCTGCAGTATGATTCCGGTCTGAGTACTCTAGCGGATGTGCAAGGAGCTCAGGTAGAATACTATAAAGCGCAGCTGGCCTATTCCAAAGCATTGCTGGAATATAATCTGGCGGTGGATGCCTACAATCTGTCCAGCGGTGTCGGGATTGAACCTGCTAGGATCTAA
- a CDS encoding glycosyltransferase family 4 protein produces the protein MVMNREDLAIAQKYRLCRNREHIYCTNGMGIDLALFHPMPPSEEQRKAFGLKDGDFTLVYAAEFSKRKNHRLLLQGFAKALQELQVQESQLLQKSQQLQELQGLQNSNGIQAVVSSRCARLILVLAGDGALLEEMKALAKDLGISEHVNFLGYVTDMQALYSCCQAAVSTSRIEGLPFHVMEAIGCGLPVIASDIKGHRELIAHQKNGLLFERENAVQLASGILELYNSPLLEDCKVNGSSSMKMYSIDNVLPSIMQIYHKHISTWGGMKE, from the coding sequence ATGGTAATGAATCGGGAAGACCTAGCCATCGCGCAGAAGTACCGTTTATGCAGGAACAGGGAGCATATTTACTGTACGAATGGAATGGGCATTGATCTAGCCCTGTTTCATCCAATGCCGCCATCAGAAGAACAGCGAAAGGCCTTTGGCCTCAAGGACGGAGATTTTACTCTGGTGTATGCTGCAGAATTCTCTAAGCGGAAAAACCACAGACTCCTTCTGCAAGGTTTTGCCAAGGCCCTGCAGGAATTGCAGGTGCAGGAATCGCAGCTCCTGCAAAAGTCACAGCAGTTGCAGGAGCTACAAGGCTTACAGAATTCGAACGGCATCCAAGCGGTTGTTTCAAGCAGATGCGCCCGACTCATACTGGTATTGGCGGGAGACGGTGCACTACTGGAGGAAATGAAAGCCCTTGCAAAAGACCTCGGGATCTCCGAACATGTCAATTTCCTTGGTTACGTAACTGATATGCAGGCTCTATACTCCTGCTGCCAGGCCGCGGTATCAACCAGCAGAATTGAAGGGCTTCCATTTCACGTGATGGAGGCTATTGGATGCGGGCTGCCCGTCATTGCCTCGGATATTAAGGGCCACCGGGAATTGATTGCGCATCAAAAGAACGGACTTTTATTTGAACGGGAAAATGCAGTGCAGCTGGCCTCCGGGATACTGGAGCTATATAATTCACCGCTTTTGGAAGACTGTAAAGTGAATGGGTCTTCCAGCATGAAGATGTATTCCATTGACAACGTACTGCCTTCAATTATGCAGATTTATCATAAACATATCTCAACTTGGGGAGGAATGAAAGAATGA
- a CDS encoding FAD-dependent oxidoreductase, with product MRLKKDVIIIGGGPAGMAAAVSLKERGIDQILLLEKENRLGGVLSQCIHDGFGLVYYKKNLTGPEYSSIYEEKMFVNQVPFLTEATVLSVRGLPALAGENPYRSIVTVQTKEGAVEYEADAVVSAAGCRERGRGLAGIPGSRPSGIYTAGTAQALINLSNFMPGRKVVIVGSGDIGLIMARRITMEGGEVLCVVEREDVPGGLGRNLIQCLDDFAIPLHLNTVVTNIYGKHRIEGVDLVSVDGEGRHDPDSLRHLDCDTLILSVGLLPEEDMIKDRNQGIFLCGNALYVHDIVDDVSLEGQMVAGQVETYLMQIAAGQEPDETRYSYPGLEATRKKRGELLQRKKASARKKAETGAETITCIMCPNSCEISYDLSGGMCSKGPEYVKNEILNPRRTLTTSVRVAGGSIALVSVKTTAGLPKDLMKDGMKLASSVSVSAPVVAGQVLYRDFIQEGTDLIATKTVLRGTDL from the coding sequence ATGAGGCTGAAAAAGGATGTTATCATCATCGGCGGCGGCCCTGCGGGAATGGCGGCAGCGGTTTCTTTGAAGGAAAGAGGGATCGATCAGATTCTGCTGCTGGAAAAAGAGAACCGGCTGGGCGGTGTGCTTTCTCAGTGCATCCATGATGGATTCGGACTGGTCTATTACAAAAAAAATCTGACTGGTCCGGAGTATTCGTCGATTTATGAGGAAAAGATGTTTGTGAATCAAGTTCCGTTCCTGACCGAAGCAACGGTGCTGTCGGTGCGGGGGCTTCCGGCACTTGCTGGAGAAAATCCGTACCGATCCATTGTGACGGTGCAAACCAAGGAAGGTGCTGTGGAATATGAAGCAGATGCAGTGGTTAGCGCCGCAGGATGCAGGGAAAGAGGGCGTGGACTGGCTGGCATTCCCGGGTCAAGACCGTCAGGGATTTATACGGCAGGTACTGCCCAGGCGCTGATCAATCTGAGTAACTTTATGCCAGGACGGAAAGTGGTAATTGTAGGTTCAGGAGACATTGGGCTGATCATGGCCAGAAGGATTACCATGGAGGGTGGAGAAGTCCTTTGCGTTGTAGAACGGGAGGATGTGCCGGGAGGACTGGGAAGGAACCTGATCCAATGTCTCGATGATTTCGCTATCCCGCTCCATCTAAATACGGTGGTGACCAATATATATGGAAAACACCGGATCGAAGGCGTTGATCTCGTCTCTGTCGATGGGGAGGGAAGGCATGATCCTGACAGCCTGCGTCATTTAGATTGTGATACCTTGATCTTGTCTGTCGGACTGCTGCCTGAGGAGGATATGATCAAAGACCGAAACCAGGGCATTTTTCTTTGCGGAAATGCGCTTTACGTCCATGATATTGTCGATGATGTCAGCCTGGAGGGGCAGATGGTGGCAGGACAGGTAGAAACCTATTTAATGCAGATCGCAGCAGGGCAGGAGCCTGATGAAACGAGATACTCTTATCCGGGGTTAGAAGCAACGAGGAAGAAACGAGGAGAGCTTCTTCAAAGAAAGAAGGCATCAGCCAGAAAAAAAGCGGAAACGGGTGCAGAAACCATCACTTGTATTATGTGCCCCAACAGCTGCGAAATCTCCTATGATCTAAGCGGCGGCATGTGCTCCAAGGGACCGGAATACGTGAAGAATGAAATTTTAAATCCAAGGAGGACCTTGACCACTTCAGTCCGGGTGGCAGGAGGAAGTATTGCCCTTGTCAGCGTGAAAACAACAGCAGGACTGCCAAAGGATCTGATGAAGGATGGAATGAAGCTTGCTTCTTCTGTTTCTGTCAGCGCTCCTGTGGTTGCCGGACAGGTTTTATACAGAGATTTTATCCAGGAAGGGACCGATCTCATCGCCACAAAGACTGTTCTTCGAGGAACTGATCTCTGA
- a CDS encoding glucose-6-phosphate isomerase, whose product MREMIKLDLSRSRVDAQELQAAAAGLEEAKAKLWSGEEPFTGWVKLPFDYDRTELEEVLAAAEQIQKQCDILVVIGIGGSYLGAQAAISTLKSGKDNVPEVCFAGQNLSGTYHKELLDRIKDKELCLCVISKSGTTTESSVAFSILKDELYRKYGKEEAAKRIYAITDANKGILREETAREGYVSFVVPDDIGGRYSVLTAVGLLPIAAAGIDIKEMLAGAESAAAAEKEDRGAAASLAAARMALLSRGKAIEVFEYYEPSLFFFGEWLKQLFGESEGKDGKGIFPAALQFSTDLHSMGQFLQDGNQIFFETVLNVMKPAQDILVPESAGQLLAGKSMNEINQAAVEGVIAAHEAVGVPIIKLEIPELTPYYFGQMVYFFETTCAVSGYLNGVNPFDQPGVESYKSEMRKVLMKL is encoded by the coding sequence ATGCGGGAAATGATTAAGCTGGATCTTTCAAGATCCCGGGTAGATGCGCAGGAGCTGCAGGCCGCTGCAGCCGGTCTTGAGGAAGCCAAAGCAAAACTTTGGTCAGGTGAGGAACCTTTCACAGGCTGGGTGAAGCTGCCCTTTGATTATGACAGAACAGAGCTGGAAGAGGTTCTGGCTGCAGCAGAGCAGATTCAAAAACAATGCGATATCCTGGTTGTCATAGGGATCGGGGGATCCTATCTCGGCGCTCAGGCAGCCATCAGTACTCTTAAGTCAGGCAAAGATAATGTGCCTGAGGTTTGTTTCGCTGGACAAAATCTGAGCGGAACCTATCACAAAGAGCTTCTGGATCGGATCAAGGACAAAGAACTTTGCCTTTGTGTCATTTCAAAGTCAGGAACTACGACGGAATCCAGCGTAGCCTTTTCCATTTTGAAGGATGAACTGTACCGAAAATACGGGAAGGAAGAGGCTGCAAAAAGAATCTACGCCATTACCGATGCCAATAAGGGAATTCTACGGGAAGAGACTGCCCGGGAGGGATATGTCTCATTCGTTGTACCGGACGATATCGGAGGCCGCTACTCTGTTCTGACTGCCGTTGGGCTGCTGCCCATCGCTGCAGCCGGAATTGATATCAAGGAGATGCTTGCAGGAGCGGAAAGCGCTGCTGCTGCTGAAAAAGAGGATCGTGGAGCTGCTGCTTCGCTGGCGGCGGCGAGAATGGCGCTGCTGAGCAGAGGCAAAGCCATCGAAGTATTTGAATACTACGAACCAAGCCTTTTCTTCTTCGGGGAATGGCTGAAGCAGCTGTTCGGGGAAAGTGAAGGAAAAGATGGCAAGGGGATCTTCCCTGCGGCACTGCAGTTCAGTACGGACCTGCATTCCATGGGACAGTTTCTTCAGGATGGAAATCAGATCTTCTTTGAGACCGTACTCAATGTGATGAAGCCCGCTCAGGATATTCTGGTTCCGGAAAGTGCCGGCCAGCTGCTTGCGGGAAAAAGCATGAATGAGATTAATCAGGCCGCAGTGGAAGGGGTTATTGCTGCTCATGAGGCAGTAGGAGTTCCGATCATCAAGCTGGAAATTCCGGAGCTGACTCCTTATTATTTCGGACAGATGGTCTACTTCTTTGAAACCACCTGTGCAGTCAGCGGATACTTGAACGGCGTCAATCCGTTTGATCAGCCTGGCGTGGAAAGCTATAAATCCGAAATGCGCAAGGTACTGATGAAATTGTAG
- a CDS encoding polysaccharide biosynthesis protein, with translation MVKFSRILLLLIADVICINFAYILSFLIRFNFEVSSTVFWAYFSTYANNILTLTVVYIIVFWLLGLYRSLWRYAGTEEIVRIVITSAAAAAASIVYLEFTQQMFPRTIYVYSFILDILLIGGVRLGYRIIRELRAPGAVKSLFFGVLKSEARGSFTKVMIVGAGDAGAAIIKDIKRHPDLGKRVVVAVDDAPDKLNQNIVGVKIAGNHMAIKQLARRYGVDEIIIAIPSAKRKAIQEIVNECNKTRCKMKILPAISDLINETVSISKLRDVDIEDLLGRDPVQVNLREISGYVEGKIVLVTGGGGSIGSELCRQIAKFKPRKLIALDIYENTVFELSNEIRNTYPDLEFEVVIASVRSRQRIREVFLKYKPHVVFHAAAHKHVPLMESNPKDAVINNIIGTKNMIDLSDEYAVENFVMISTDKAVNPTNVMGATKRVAEMILQEKSVHSRTSFSAVRFGNVLGSNGSVIPIFRKQIERGGPVTVTHEEITRYFMTIPEAVQLVIQAGAMATGGEIFILDMGDPVRIMDLAENIIRLSGYVPHVDIEIKVTGLRPGEKLYEELLLDEEGIERTAHNKIFVAHPLPPSQGLGEFLEQEHISTEENITGIISMRDDEVKDWLQELVPNYSRNQ, from the coding sequence ATGGTGAAATTCTCCCGAATTCTATTGTTGCTGATTGCGGATGTTATCTGCATCAACTTCGCATATATATTATCATTTTTGATCCGTTTTAATTTTGAAGTAAGCTCCACAGTTTTTTGGGCTTATTTTTCCACTTATGCGAACAATATTTTGACGTTAACGGTGGTCTATATTATTGTTTTCTGGCTCCTGGGTCTTTACCGGAGTCTCTGGCGTTATGCGGGTACGGAAGAAATCGTCAGGATTGTTATTACATCGGCAGCTGCGGCTGCAGCTTCCATTGTGTACCTGGAATTTACCCAGCAGATGTTCCCCAGAACCATCTATGTGTATAGTTTCATCTTGGACATTTTGCTTATTGGAGGGGTTCGGCTGGGTTACCGGATCATCCGGGAACTCAGAGCACCGGGTGCTGTAAAAAGTCTTTTCTTTGGGGTGCTGAAAAGCGAGGCTAGGGGAAGCTTTACCAAGGTCATGATTGTAGGTGCCGGAGATGCAGGAGCCGCAATTATCAAGGACATCAAACGGCATCCCGACTTGGGCAAACGAGTCGTGGTTGCGGTAGATGACGCACCGGACAAGCTGAACCAGAATATCGTTGGCGTTAAAATTGCGGGAAATCATATGGCCATCAAGCAGCTTGCCAGAAGATACGGTGTGGATGAGATTATCATCGCAATCCCTTCCGCAAAACGAAAGGCAATTCAGGAAATCGTAAACGAATGCAACAAGACACGCTGTAAGATGAAAATTCTGCCTGCCATCAGCGATCTGATCAACGAAACCGTCAGCATCAGCAAGCTGAGGGATGTTGATATTGAGGATTTGCTGGGCAGGGATCCGGTTCAGGTCAATCTGCGTGAAATCAGTGGATACGTGGAAGGAAAGATCGTGCTGGTTACAGGCGGCGGCGGCAGTATCGGCTCGGAACTTTGCCGTCAGATCGCCAAATTTAAACCCAGGAAACTCATCGCTTTGGATATTTACGAAAACACGGTTTTCGAACTTTCCAATGAGATTCGAAACACATACCCAGACCTGGAATTTGAAGTGGTCATCGCTTCAGTCCGCAGCAGACAGCGGATCAGAGAAGTGTTTCTAAAATATAAGCCCCATGTGGTGTTCCACGCGGCGGCACATAAACACGTTCCTTTAATGGAAAGTAATCCCAAGGATGCGGTAATCAATAATATTATTGGAACAAAAAATATGATTGATCTGTCTGATGAATATGCGGTGGAGAATTTTGTTATGATCTCAACCGACAAGGCCGTAAATCCCACCAATGTTATGGGAGCCACAAAGCGCGTGGCGGAAATGATTCTTCAGGAGAAGAGTGTCCATTCCCGCACCAGCTTTTCTGCGGTCCGATTTGGAAATGTTCTTGGAAGCAACGGAAGTGTTATTCCCATCTTCCGGAAGCAGATCGAACGAGGCGGCCCTGTTACCGTAACTCATGAGGAGATTACCCGATATTTTATGACCATTCCGGAAGCAGTGCAGCTGGTCATACAGGCTGGTGCTATGGCAACGGGAGGTGAGATTTTTATACTGGACATGGGTGATCCTGTTCGTATTATGGATCTTGCAGAAAACATCATCCGTCTTTCCGGTTACGTGCCCCATGTGGATATCGAGATTAAGGTCACCGGGCTCAGGCCGGGGGAAAAGCTCTACGAAGAACTCCTTCTGGATGAAGAGGGGATCGAGCGAACGGCGCATAACAAGATCTTTGTTGCCCACCCGCTCCCGCCGTCTCAGGGCTTAGGAGAGTTCCTGGAGCAGGAACATATCTCCACGGAAGAAAATATTACCGGCATCATTTCCATGCGGGATGATGAGGTCAAGGACTGGCTGCAGGAGCTGGTTCCGAATTACAGCAGAAATCAATAA
- a CDS encoding transcription repressor NadR: MTGEERRREIIDILKNSTDAVSGAELARRLNVSRQVIVQDIALLRAVNRNILSTTKGYLLYYQELQKVNRCFMVKHTDDEIEDELCTIIDNGGKVLDVIVLHDIYGEISTSLIIKNRQDIYDFVEKLKSYKTVSLKGLTGDLHLHTVEADSEAALDAIEKRLREKQYLIEEKVR, translated from the coding sequence ATGACCGGAGAAGAACGAAGAAGAGAGATCATTGATATTTTGAAAAACAGCACCGATGCAGTTTCTGGCGCGGAGCTTGCTAGGAGGCTGAATGTCAGCAGGCAGGTGATTGTCCAAGATATTGCACTGCTGAGGGCTGTCAACCGCAATATTCTTTCTACTACAAAAGGCTACCTTCTGTATTATCAAGAGCTGCAGAAGGTGAATCGTTGTTTTATGGTGAAGCACACAGACGATGAAATCGAGGATGAACTCTGTACCATCATTGACAACGGAGGCAAGGTTTTGGATGTCATCGTTCTGCATGATATCTACGGAGAGATTTCAACCAGTTTAATTATTAAAAATCGGCAGGACATTTATGATTTTGTAGAAAAATTAAAGTCTTATAAAACGGTCTCCTTGAAGGGTCTGACGGGTGATCTTCATCTTCATACGGTGGAAGCGGATTCGGAAGCCGCCCTGGATGCCATCGAAAAGCGGCTCAGGGAGAAACAGTATTTGATTGAGGAAAAGGTTCGGTGA